The proteins below come from a single Miscanthus floridulus cultivar M001 chromosome 1, ASM1932011v1, whole genome shotgun sequence genomic window:
- the LOC136479413 gene encoding polygalacturonase ADPG1-like: MASSRKLVKLVFMVPLLAMLFMSGTLEAAGANNDDTADGTNHLHSPRANGSAAAPRGRSLASPSSQSVFSVDRYGARGDGSHDDTQALARAWKAACASPRPAVVLVPDSRHYLLKLVTLQGPCKSSVTLTVKGTLVASPNRADWSDKDRRHWIVFRSVNKLTVNGGGAIDGNGEKWWPHSCKINKALPCKEAPTALSFHYCTNLRVEDLKIVNSQQIHMSVEDCTNVLLARLSITAPGTSPNTDDIHITRSKDVRVTNCKIKTGDDCMSIENGTHNLHVSKVVCGPGHGISIGSLGDDNSRAEVSGITIDSVQLYDTTNGARIKTYQGGSGYAKDITFQNMVMYDVKNPIIIDQNYCDKAKPCEAQGSAVEVSNVVFKNIRGTTTTKDAIKMNCSKNVPCQDITLQNINLKMQHGKGNTQSTCQNAKWRKSGTVLPQPCTDKS; the protein is encoded by the exons ATGGCATCCAGCAGGAAGCTGGTGAAGCTTGTGTTCATGGTGCCTCTCCTCGCGATGCTCTTCATGTCCGGCACTCTTGAGGCTGCAGGAGCGAACAATGACGACACGGCTGACGGCACGAACCACTTGCACAGCCCTCGCGCCAATGGATCCGCCGCCGCTCCCAGGGGCAGGTCGCTGGCGTCGCCGTCGTCGCAGAGCGTGTTCAGCGTCGACCGCTACGGCGCCCGTGGCGATGGGAGCCACGACGACACGCAGGCGCTGGCCAGGGCGTGGAAGGCGGCGTGCGCCTCGCCGCGACCGGCCGTCGTGCTCGTCCCAGACAGCAGGCACTACCTGCTCAAACTTGTCACTCTCCAGGGCCCGTGCAAGTCCAGCGTTACTCTCACGGTCAAGGGAACGCTGGTGGCGTCGCCGAACAGGGCGGACTGGAGCGACAAGGACAGGAGGCACTGGATCGTGTTCCGAAGCGTCAACAAGCTTACCGTCAATGGCGGTGGCGCCATCGATGGCAATGGCGAGAAGTGGTGGCCACACTCgtgcaagatcaacaaggctCTG CCTTGCAAGGAAGCTCCAACGGCTTTGTCATTCCACTACTGCACCAATCTGAGAGTGGAGGATCTGAAAATTGTGAACAGCCAACAGATCCACATGTCAGTCGAGGATTGCACCAATGTGCTACTGGCGCGGTTGTCCATCACAGCGCCTGGCACGAGCCCTAACACCGACGACATCCACATCACTCGGAGCAAGGATGTACGCGTCACAAACTGCAAGATCAAGACAG GGGATGATTGCATGTCAATCGAGAACGGGACTCATAATCTTCATGTCTCCAAAGTTGTTTGTGGTCCTGGACATGGGATCAGTATAGGAAGCTTAGGAGATGACAACTCAAGAGCTGAAGTCTCTGGCATTACCATAGATTCCGTGCAACTATATGACACGACTAACGGAGCACGCATCAAAACATACCAGGGAGGAAGTGGATACGCCAAGGATATCACGTTCCAAAACATGGTCATGTATGATGTTAAGAACCCAATAATCATCGACCAGAACTACTGCGACAAGGCCAAGCCATGCGAAGCGCAAGGGTCGGCTGTCGAGGTCAGCAATGTCGTCTTCAAGAACATCAGAGGGACAACCACCACCAAGGATGCCATCAAGATGAACTGCAGCAAGAATGTCCCATGCCAAGACATTACCTTGCAAAACATCAACCTAAAAATGCAGCACGGCAAGGGCAATACACAAAGCACATGCCAGAATGCAAAATGGAGAAAATCCGGGACAGTTCTCCCACAGCCCTGCACTGACAAAAGCTAG
- the LOC136479405 gene encoding polygalacturonase ADPG1-like, whose translation MASSRKLVKLVFMVPLLAMLFMSGTLEAAGANNDDTADGTNHLHSPRANGSAAAPRGRSLASPSSQSVFSVDRYGARGDGSHDDTQALARAWKAACASPRPAVVLVPDSRHYLLKLVTLQGPCKSSVTLTVKGTLVASPNRADWSDKDRRHWIVFRSVNKLTVNGGGAIDGNGEKWWPHSCKINKALPCKEAPTALSFHYCTNLRVEDLKIVNSQQIHMSVEDCTNVLLARLSITAPGTSPNTDGIHITRSKDVRVTNCKIKTGDDCMSIENGTHNLHVSKVVCGPGHGISIGSLGDDNSRAEVSGITIDSVQLYDTTNGARIKTYQGGSGYAKDITFQNMVMYDVKNPIIIDQNYCDKAKPCEAQGSAVEVSNVVFKNIRGTTTTKDAIKMNCSKNVPCQDITLQNINLKMQHGKGNTQSTCQNAKWRKSGTVLPQPCTDKS comes from the exons ATGGCATCCAGCAGGAAGCTGGTGAAGCTTGTGTTCATGGTGCCTCTCCTCGCGATGCTCTTCATGTCCGGCACTCTTGAGGCTGCAGGAGCGAACAATGACGACACGGCTGACGGCACGAACCACTTGCACAGCCCTCGCGCCAATGGATCCGCCGCCGCTCCCAGGGGCAGGTCGCTGGCGTCGCCGTCGTCGCAGAGCGTGTTCAGCGTCGACCGCTACGGCGCCCGTGGCGATGGGAGCCACGACGACACGCAGGCGCTGGCCAGGGCGTGGAAGGCGGCGTGCGCCTCGCCGCGACCGGCCGTCGTGCTCGTCCCAGACAGCAGGCACTACCTGCTCAAACTTGTCACTCTCCAGGGCCCGTGCAAGTCCAGCGTTACTCTCACGGTCAAGGGAACGCTGGTGGCGTCGCCGAACAGGGCGGACTGGAGCGACAAGGACAGGAGGCACTGGATCGTGTTCCGAAGCGTCAACAAGCTTACCGTCAATGGCGGTGGCGCCATCGATGGCAATGGCGAGAAGTGGTGGCCACACTCgtgcaagatcaacaaggctCTG CCTTGCAAGGAAGCTCCAACGGCTTTGTCATTCCACTACTGCACCAATCTGAGAGTGGAGGATCTGAAAATTGTGAACAGCCAACAGATCCACATGTCAGTCGAGGATTGCACCAATGTGCTACTGGCGCGGTTGTCCATCACAGCGCCTGGCACGAGCCCTAACACCGACGGCATCCACATCACTCGGAGCAAGGATGTACGCGTCACAAACTGCAAGATCAAGACAG GGGATGATTGCATGTCAATCGAGAACGGGACTCATAATCTTCATGTCTCCAAAGTTGTTTGTGGTCCTGGACATGGGATCAGTATAGGAAGCTTAGGAGATGACAACTCAAGAGCTGAAGTCTCTGGCATTACCATAGATTCCGTGCAACTATATGACACGACTAACGGAGCACGCATCAAAACATACCAGGGAGGAAGTGGATACGCCAAGGATATCACGTTCCAAAACATGGTCATGTATGATGTTAAGAACCCAATAATCATCGACCAGAACTACTGCGACAAGGCCAAGCCATGCGAAGCGCAAGGGTCGGCTGTCGAGGTCAGCAATGTCGTCTTCAAGAACATCAGAGGGACAACCACCACCAAGGATGCCATCAAGATGAACTGCAGCAAGAATGTCCCATGCCAAGACATTACCTTGCAAAACATCAACCTAAAAATGCAGCACGGCAAGGGCAATACACAAAGCACATGCCAGAATGCAAAATGGAGAAAATCCGGGACAGTTCTCCCACAGCCCTGCACTGACAAAAGCTAG